In the Sandaracinus amylolyticus genome, GCGCTGGTGCGTCACCCGTGGATCGCGAGCGCGAGACCGGCCGCGCGCGCGGTGCCGATCGTCGCGCCCGACGAGCGCGGGGTGATCGTCGAGGGGACGATCGACCTGGTGCGCGAGGACGCGGGCACGCTGATGGTGGTGCGCATCGTGATGAGCGAGGGCGACCCCAGCGAGGCCCAGCGCGCCGAGGCGACGATCCTCGCCGATGCGCTGCGCGGGACGACGAAGCGCACCGTGCGTGCGGCGCTCCTGGTGGTGTGAGGGTCGAACGCCAGCGCTTCGGCGAGAGGCGCGGGGTGGTGGGGGCGTCGGCTTGGTAGAAGTCGCCCAAGCCCTCGTGCCACGACGTGATGACGATGCTGGGCGTCTCGCAGGGCGACAACATCGACCGCGGGACCGTGCAGCCGTATTGACGGCACGAGGGCGCTCCACGACGCAGCCATCGTGGGCACCCTCGTCCTCGCGGCGCGATTCAGCGCGTTCGACCGATCAGGCCGCCGCCGCCGCCGAGCGGATCGAGCACCGTACTGATCACGCGCTGAGGCCGGCGGACCGGATATCTCTCTCGCGCGACCCGCAAGAGATCGTGGAAGTCGCGCGAGCCCGGGGCGATTCTGCGTAGCGCGACCGGCTCACGCGCCGCCACGGCCTCGGGGATCGGGATGCTCGGTCGATCGGTGCGCGGCGCCGCGAGCGAGAGCAGCGGCTCGACGTCGTTCGCCTCGCGCACTCGCGCGCCGAGGTCCGGCGGGTTGGCGGCGCAGAAGCGGCGCACGATCGTCTTCAGGATCGACGTGTGATCGAGCACGTTGTCGAACGCGCGGCGCCGCTCGACCCACGGCGAGATCACGAAGCCCGGGACCCGCGGGCCGTACTCGTCGACGCCGCACACGTCGACGGCGGCCGGCGGTTTCACGTGGTCGTAGAACCCGCCGTGCTCGTCGTAGGTGAGCAAGAACAGCGTCTTGTCCCACTTCGGCCCGCGCATCAGCGCGTCGACGACTCGGCCGACGAAGCGCTGTCCGTTCCGCACGTCCGCCGGAGGATGGTCGTCGTTGCCCGGAGGAACGTCGATGTAGTCGGGATCGAGGAACGCGACCGAGGGCAGCGTGCCGGCCGCGACGTCCTCGAAGAAGCGGGTCGCCGGCAGCACGTTCTCGACGTCGCCGAGGAAGTTGTGGAAGAGGCGCAGGAAACAATAGCCGTGCTCGTAATATCTCCAGCTCACGCCTCGCGACTTCAGATGATCGAAGATGGTCTTCGCGAGCACCGGCGCGAATAGATCGAGATCGGGATTGTCGTACTCGAATCGCCCGAACGAGTCGCGATTGAGGCGTCCGGTGACCGTGTAGAACCGATTCGGCCAGGTCGGCCCGGGATGCGCGGAGAACCAGCGGTTGCAGACCGCGAACTCCTCCGCGAGGAGGGAGTACACCGGGAGCTGAGCACCGGTGTGATATCCCATCACCGATCCCAAATCCGCCCCGCGCGACTCGTATCGATGGGCGAAGTCGGCGACGAAACCGCCCATGTCGCCCTGCACCTGATTCAGCACGCAGTCGAAGTCGTGACAGGGACTGTGCTCGAACGTCGTCGACGCGAGCGGCGCGGGCGTGTAGACGCGCGACTTGTACACGTTGCGCTCGTCGCCGCGATATCCGTCGATGTCTGCGCGGCCGGCGAGGCGCAGGTGGCCGAGCATGTGATCGAAGGATCGATTCTCCATCATCACGACGACGATGTGCTCGATCTTCGAGAGATTGCCCGGGACGAGAGGCGGCTGCGGGGTCTCGGGGAAAGGATCGACGAGCGTGCCGACCGCGGGCTCGACATAGGTGATCACGATGTCGGTGCCGTCGAGGCCCACGTCGCGCACGTCCCAGAGCCCGCCGATCAGCCAGCGCGTGAGGACCTTCGACATCGTGTGCTGGAGATCGATCGCGAGCAGCGCCTCGGTTCCCTTGCTCTCCAGCGTCTCTTTGACCTTCTGCCGCGCGATTCCGTTCGGCCCGTTGTTGAGCGTCGCCTTCACGTCGGCAGTGACGGTCGGTCGGACACCGACCATCCCCGTTCCCCCGAACGAGGTGCGCACGAGCGCGAATTGCACTCGTAGCTCGAGCTTCTGGAGGTCGACGTCGCCGAAGTTGTTGAGTCGGATCTCGACGCCATCGGTCTCGAACCCGAGCTCCACGGTGATCGCCGCGGTCTCGAGCGAGCTCGACCCCGGACGATTGACGATGATGGCGTCGATCTCGATCGAGTTGGAGTTGAGGTCGTGGATCGATATGTCGGGATTGAAGGGGCCGGGAAGGTCAGCCTCCAGGTGCCCGAGGTCTTTGACGAGTGGCGGAATCCCGTGGAGCTCGGCGAGATCACGCGCGATCGTCACGCGGAGCTCGTGCCCGTGCACCCGCAGCTGCACGAGCGGGTCGCGCCGGTCGTTCACGAATTCGTCGAACTTGCGGCGGAAGAACGCGAGCGGGAGGCGGCGCGAGAGAATCGATCGCTGGCTCGTATAGCGGACCTCGATCACGCACTCACGCTCACGCGCGCTCCCGTTCTTCACCCGCACCGAGTAGTTCGACGCGAGCTCGGGCACTGCGTAGGTCATGGACCCGTGCCCGGTCGCGACGACGGTCGCGCCCCGTACGATCTCGACGTCGAGCTCGATCTCGCGGACGACGGGCTCCGGCTCGACGTAGTCGTCTCCTGGCCTCGGGCGCGGGCGCGGGCGCGGGCGTGGCGGCGTCTCCTCGACGACGGCAAATGCCCGCACTGTGAGCGGCCCCGGCGCGACCGGCGGCAACGCGAACGACTCGCCGCCCCGCGGGCCGATCGGGCCCCCGAGGGTCGTGGTCAACACGGCGTAACTCGGCATGAATGTCTCCTCCGAGTACGCGGGTAACATACGAGGGAGCTTTGCCGACAGTCTCCGGGGCGGGACGGGAGCAGCTCGGATCAGAGCGCGCAGCGCGAGAAGGTCGGGGTCTGCCGACACCGTCGTGCTCTGCTCCGCGCACGCGACCGTCAGCGCACGCCGCCCGGCCGGGTCTGCGCCATCGCTCCAAGAGCCTCGAGGCGAACGCGCCGTGGCCCGACCACCGGGTCACGTCGGATGTCACCCGACACGCTTCCGTGATTGCGTCACAGATCGCATCGCACCCGCGCGATCCGTAGGGCTTCCCGCGGACTCGCAACGCGGCGGTGATACGCCGCCCTTCGCGTGCGTACCTACGTGTCCCCTCCCATGCGCTCCTTCGCCCGCGCTTTGCGCGTGTGCGCGCGGTGCGCGTCGTGCGTGTGGGGGAGGGCGCGCGCGGGGCTCACGTATCGAAACGACGATGCCTCGCCACCTGCTCACCGCGCTCGCACTCGTCGTGTCGTTCTCCGCGTTCACCGGCGTCGCGCGCGCCGACATCACGATCTATCGCGACGGCTCGCGCTGGGCGGTGATCGAGGACGACGGCGACGTGTACGTGAACGGCTCGCGCGCCGGCGTGATCGAGGACGACGGCGACGTGTACGTGAACGGCTCGCGCGTCGGGCTGGTCGAGAGCGACGGCGACATCTACCGCGACGGCTCGCGCATCGGGCAGATCGAGAGCGACGGCGATCTCTACGTGAACGGCTCGCGCGTCGGACAGATCGAGAACGACGGCGACATCTACCGCAACGGATCGCGGTGGGGTCAGGCGCAGGGCTGCTGTGTGAGCGCGAGCACCTACCAGCGCGTGGCCGCGGTCCTGCTCATGTTCTCGAGCGGCTTCTGAGCGAGAGCGCGTTCCGAGGCCGAGACCGAGACCGAGGCCGAGTCCGAGTCCGACGAGCCGATGCGAACGATCGTCGCCTCGGCCCGGACGGTCCCTCGGCGCGCTCAGGTGCCGCAGCGCTGACGCATTCGCCAGATCATCGCGAGCACGCGATCGAGATCCCGATCGATCTCTTCGCACACCGCGTCATCGAGGTGTCGATACAGGCGCGCGAATCGCAGCGCGCGACGCAGCTCGCTCGCGCTGCCTGCTGCAGTCTCGAGACGCAGTCGTCGATTGCCGCGCGTGTTGTGTCGCTGCTCTCCGAGATTGAGCAGCAGACTCCCTGCTGCGCGCTCGATCTGATCGGCGAGCCATCGGCTTCGCGTCCTCAGCCGCTCGGCATTCTCGCCCAGTCGCGCGACCGCGCGTTCGGCCACCACCTCGACGTCCAGCACACCATCGTTCCCGCTCATTCTCGCCCTCCTCGCTGGCTCTCTCCGGAGCACGCACCGCGAGGGCGAAGCCCGGTGCTCCGGAGAGAGACGGCGGGGAGGAAAGGGTCCCATTCGCGCGCTCTCTCCGAGCCGCGCACCTTCCGCCGACGAAGCGCGCACCGCTCGTGACGCCCGTAGTCCGGCGGCGCGAGCGATGCGCGCCGGCGGCGCATCCGAGCCCTCACTCACGCGCTTCGAGGACTCGGACTCGGACTCGGCCTCGGCCTCGGCCTCGGACTCGGTCCTCCGTGCTAGCGTCCTTCGCGGTGCTGCAGTTCCTGCGTCACGTCGAGATGCTCTGGGACACCGTTCCCGATCGCGGCGCGTATCCCTTCGCCATCCCGGCGATCGCGAAGCTCGAGCGGCTCGAGCTGCACCCCGAGGTGACGTTCTTCGTGGGCGAGAACGGCTCGGGCAAGTCCACGCTGCTCGAGGCGATCGCGATCAAGGCGGGCTTCAACCCCGAGGGCGGCACCAAGAATTTCACCGGCGCGTTCCGGCCCAGCGAGTCCGAGCTCCACGCGCACCTGCGCCTCGCGCGCGGCGCGACGCGCGAAGAGCGTGGCTTCTTCCTGCGCGCCGAGACGATGTTCAACGTCGCGACCCAGGCCGAGTCCTATTGGGCGTCGCGCTCGCTGCACGAGATGTCGCACGGCGAGTCGTTCCTCTGGGTCGCGATGAACCGCTTCGGACGTCGCGGCCTCTATCTGCTCGACGAGCCCGAGTCCGCGCTCTCACCAACTCGACAGCTCAGCTTCTTGGCGCGCATGAGGCAGCTCGTGCACGCGGGATCGCAGTTCGTGATCTCCACGCACTCGCCGATCCTCCTCGCGTATCCCGGCGCGCGCATCGTCCAGCTCGGCGCCGACGGGATCGACCTCGTGCGCTACGAAGAGACCGAGCACTACGCGGTCACGCGGCACTTCCTCCAGGACCCTGCCGCGAGCCTCGAGCGCTTGTTCCGCGACATCGAGGAGGAGGACTGATGCGACACCGAGACGGGAGCGCGGGCGACGCGGACTACGGGCGCATCGGGATCGGATACGCGTCGCATCGCCGCCCCGATCCACGCATCGCGGCGTGCATCCTCGACGCGCTCGGCGACGCGAGGACGGTGCTCAACGTCGGTGCGGGCGCGGGCTCCTACGAGCCGCGCGATCGCGACGTGACCGCGGTCGAGCCCTCGGCCTCGATGCGGGCCCAGCGCCCCGCCGATCTCCCCGCCGCGATCGACGGGACCGCGGAGTCGCTGCCCTTCGACGACGACACGTTCGACGCGAGCATGGCGACGTTCACCGTCCACCAGTGGAGCGATCTGAGCGCCGGGCTCGCCGAGATGCGGCGCGTCACCCGCGGCCCGGTGCTCGTGCTGAGCTGCGATCCCACCGCGCTCGATCGCTTCTGGCTCGCGCGCTACGCGCCCGAGGTGATCGCGACCGAGGCCCGTCGTTATCCCGCGATCGACATGCTGGTGCACCTGCTCGGCGCCTGCGACGTGATCTCGGTGCCGATCCCGCTCGACTGCACCGACGGATTCGGCGAGGCGTTCTACGGGCGCCCCGAGCGCCTTCTCGATCCCGAGGTGCGGCGCGCCCAGTCGGCGTGGAGCTTCGTCGAGCCCGCCGCGATCGAGCGCGCGACGCGCGAGCTCGCGCACGATCTCGAGCACGGCATCTGGGACGCGCGCTACGGCGCGCTGCGCACCGCGCCGACGTTCGACGGCTCGCTGCGGCTCGTCGTCGCGCGATCAGGTCAGCGCGATCAGTGACTCCAGCGCGTCCACGTCGAGCGCCCCGATCGGCGCGCCCTCGGTGATCACCGCGCCCGCGAGCTTGCGCTTGTCGTCGTGCATCGCGAGCACGCGCTCCTCGATCGTGCCCTGCGCGACGAGCCGCACGATCGTGATCGGTCGCTCCTGACCGATGCGGTGCGCGCGATCGCTCGCCTGATCTTCGGCGGCGGGGTTCCACCAGGGATCGAGGTGCACGACGTAGTCGGCCGCGGTGAGGTTGAGCCCGGTGCCGCCCGCCTTGAGCGAGATCAGGAAGACGCTCGCCTCGCCGCGCTGGAACCGATCGACGCGCCGCGTGCGCTCGCCCGCGGGGGTCGCGCCGTCGAGGTAGAGCGTCGAGATCTCCGCCGCATCGAGCGCCCGCTGCACCAGCGCGAGGTGCCGCGTGAACTGGCTGAACACCAGCACGCGATGCCCGCGGGGCACGATGTCGCGCAGCAGCTCCACCAGCGCGTGCAGCTTCGACGACTCGAGCCGCTCGTCCTCCACGACGAGCTGGGGATGACACGCGAGCTGGCGCAGCCGGGTGATCTCCGCGAGCACCCGCACCGTGCGCTCGCTGCGATCACGCTTGGCGAGGGCGCGCCGCGCCTGCTGCACCGCCCCGTCGTAGAGCGTGCGCTCCGCGGGCGAGAGCTCGACCATGTGCAGCACCTCGGTGCGCGAGGGCAGCTCCTTCGCGACCTCGCGCTTGGTGCGCCGCAGGATGAACGGCGCGATCAGCGCCCGCAGCGTCGCCGCGCGCTCTTCGTTGCCATATCGCTGGATCGGCACCGCGAAGCGCCCTCGGAAGCGCGCCCACGTCCCCAGCAGGCCGGGCGCGATCAGCGAGAACAGGCTCCACAGATCGCCGAGCTGGTTCTCGATCGGCGTGCCCGAGAGCGCGACCCGGAACGCCGCGTCGATGCTCGCGACCGCGCGCGCCCGCTGGGTGCGCGCGTTCTTGATCATCTGGGCCTCGTCGATCACCTGGGTGGCGAAGCTGCGCTCGGCGAACCGCTGCTCGTCGCGCAGCAGGAGATCGTACGAAGTGAGCACCACGTCGCCGGGGCCCATCGACGGGTCGTCGCGATCCGTCCTCACCCGCAGCGAAGGCGCGAACCGCGCGAGCTCGCGCGCCCAGTTGTCGACCACCGAGGTCGGCGCGATCACCAGCGCCGGTCCGAGCGACGCGCGCGCCTCGAGCAGCGCGATCGCCTGCACCGTCTTGCCGAGCCCCATGTCGTCGGCGAGGCACACCCCGGGCGCCCACGCGCTGCGCGCGATCAGCCAGGCCACGCCCTCGCGCTGGTATTCGCGCAGCCGCACCTGCCACGCGGGACCGAGCTCCACCTCCGCGTCGCTCGAGCGCGCGCGCTCCATCCACGCGCCCGTGATCTCGTCCGCGGGCTTCGTCCACGCGCCGACCTCGCGATCCCAGTACGGCGAGGCCGCGCTCGGGATCCGCACCTCGCCCGACGACTCGATCGTGCACAGCTGCGCGCGCTGGAGCCGCTCGAAGAGATCGCGCTCGATCTCGACGTGATCGTTCCCGCTCACCCGCACGAAGCGCTCGCCCCGGCGCGCCGCATCGAGCACCCGCGACACCGCGAGCTCGGCGCCCAGCACCACGATGCGCACCCGCCCTTCGACCGTGAGCCACGAGCCCTTCTTGCGCAGCTGCAGATCGAGATCGCTCGCCCGCACGCTCGCGCTCACCTGGGGGATGCGTCCTCGCTCCGCCCACTCGATCTCGAGCACGCCGCCGAGGCGCGATGCGCGCGAGAGCACCTCGAGCGCGTCCTGGGTCGCCCCGATGCGCCACGAGAACGGCTCGAGCCGCATGTGGCGCGCGAGCCCGAGCGCCTCGCTCACCCGATCCGCGACCTCGCGCTCCCACGCGAGATCGCGACGCGCGTGCACGTGCACCGCGTCCTCGAGGCCGTGCACGATCGCGGGCCCCTGACCCGGCGGCCAGGGCGGCGCCATCGGGAGCGCGCGCGCCGCGATCGTCACGTCGATGCCCTCGTCGAAGCTCGGCACCACGCGCAACGAGAGCGTGCGCGGCGCCTCGCGCGCGCTGCCCCGCACCACGTCGGGCGCCGAGACGCGCGCGACCTGCTCGATCGACGCGACCCACGGCGCGAGCGCGGGATAACTCTCGGGCGGGAGCACCCCGCGGAACGTCGCGAGCGCGGCGAGCAGCCGCCGCAGCGGCGCGGTGAGCGCGGTGAACCACAACGTGCCGCTCGCGCGCTCCTCGTGGAAGAGCAGCGTCGTGTCGCGCTGTCGCTCGCCCGCCGCGACCACCGCGCCCGCGAGCCGCACCTTCGGCACCACCCCGCCCGGCAGCTCGTCGAGCACCACCTCGACCTGCCGCTCGACCAACCGCAGCGCGCCTTCTGCGAGCACGTGCGGATGCTCGGCGAGCACCCGCAGCAGCGCGACGTCGGCGCCCACCAGCTGCGCGCGGAGCGTGCGCGTCGCGAGCGTCATCACGTCGAGCACCCGGCGATCACGATCGGTGCACACGCCGCTGCGCGACGCCTCGAGCGGCGAGAGCAGGCGTCCCGCGGTCCATCCGCCGTCGGGCTGGGCGCGCTGCGCGATCACCCCGACCAACACTCGCTCGCCCTCCACGCGCACCCGGAACGCGAGGCGCTCGCCCGCGCTCGACGGGCTGGTGATCGCAGGCTCCACCACCGCGTCGAGGAAGCGCCGCCACGAGGGCACCGCGACCAGATCGCGCATCGTGGCGTGCAGTCGATCCTGCTCGTCGAGGCACGCATCGAGCAGGCGCGCCGCGAGCGCGCGCACGTGGATGCAGCCCCCGCGCTTGCACTGCTCGCACTCGCCCTCGATCGCGCGCTGCTCGTGCCCGGCGAGCCGCAGCCGCACCGCGATCGGCGCCGCCGCGCCGACGATCGCGCCCCGCGCGACCCCGCTCTCGTCGTCGACGCTCACCGGACGCGCCGGCAGGAAGCGCACCGCGTGCAGCGCGAGCAGCTCGGTCCCTGCGACGCACGCCCGCAGTCGCTCGCCGAGCGTGCGCAGCGGGCCCTCGGGCAGGGCCCGCGACCACAACGCGGTGCGCGCCGCGAACGCCGCGTGGGACGCCGCCTCGCGCATCAGGTGATCGCGCGCCGCGTCCTGCACCCGGTGCGTCGCGAGCAGGCTCTCGCGCTCGCTCGTCACCCGTCCGATCGCACACGCGAGCAGCGACGCGCGCCGCGGGATCACGTCCTCGTCGTCGACCAACACCTCGCGCGCCGGGCGGCTCAGCTCGCCGAGCAGCTCGTACTGGCGCGCCCACACCAGGATCGCGTCGACGTCGCGCGGCAGGGGCGGCACCCGGGTCAGACGCGCAGGATCGTCGGCGCCTCGCGGTCCCGCGCCGAGCCAGCGACGGATCTGCGCGCGCAGCAGATCCTCCTCGCGCGACGTCGCGCTCTCCGACACCCATCGCTCGAGCCGCTCCTCGTCGAGCAGATCGCGCAGCGAGCTCGCATCGCCCGCTTCGTGGATCGCGCGCAGCAGATCGTGCGCGTCGTCGTCGTCGACCCGCGCGCGCAATCCGTCGAGCGGCGCATCGAGCAGCGCGGGATCGGCGCAGGCGAGCAGCTGCGACGCGAGCTCGGAGAGCGACGAGGTCACGACACCGTGAGGATCACGCTGCCGGTGGTCGCGCGCGACTCGAGCGCGCGGTGCGCCTCGGCCGCGTCCTCCAGCGCGAACGTCGTGGTCGGTGCGGCGCCGATCGCGCCGCGCGCGATGCGATCGAAGAGCGCCTTCGCGCTCGCGAGCAGCTCGGCGCGCGACGCGACGTACGCGTTGAGCGAGGGCCGCGTCACGTAGAGCGAGCCCTTCGCGCTGAGCACGAGCAGGTCGAGGGGATCGGGCTTGCCCGACGCGTTGCCGAACGACACCAGCAGCCCGCGCGGCGCGAGGCAGTCGAGCGATCGCATGATCGTGGTGCGGCCCACCGAGTCGTACACCACCGGCACCCCCGCGCCGCCGGTGATCTCGCGGGTGCGCGCGACGAAGTCCTCGCGGGTGTAGACGATCGTGTGGGCGCATCCGTTCGCGCGCGCCTGCTCCGCCTTCTCGTCGCTGCCCACGGTGCCGATCACGATCGCGCCGAGATCGGCGAGCCACTGCGACGCGATGGTGCCCACACCGCCCGCCGCCGCGTGCCACAGCACCGTCTGTCCGCGCTGCACCGCGAACGTGCGCTGCACCAGGTACTCGACGGTCATGCCCTTGAGCATCGAGGCCGCCGCGACCTCGTCGGAGATCGCGTCGGGCAGCGGGATCAGTCGATCGGCGGGCACCAGGCGACGCTCGCAGTACGTGCCGACCGGGCCCGACGCGAAGCCCACTCGATCGCCGACGCGCACGTCGGTCACGCCGGGCCCGATCGCCTCGACGACGCCCGCTGCCTCGCTCCCGATCGTGGCGGGCAGCGGCATCGGGTAGAGCCCGCTGCGATGATAGGTGTCGATGAAATTGACGCCGATCGCGGTGTGGCGGACCCGCGCCTGACCGGGGCCCGGCTCGCCGACGTCGATCGTCTCGAGACGCAACACCTCGGGCCCGCCGGGAGTGTGGATTCGGATCGTGCGGCTCTTCATCGCCGTGCGAATGGTAGAGGATCGCCTCGCTGGCAACCCGCGCTCCGGCGCGCATAGGGATCCGAGTGTCCTTCTCTCGTCACCGCTCTCTCCGCACTGCCGCCGTGCTCGTGATCGCGCTCGCTCTCGGGTGCGGCACGCGCGACGACGAGCAGGCTGCGCTGCCCACCGCCGATCGTCCTCCTCCCGCGTCCACGACGCATGCGGAGCGACGTGATCCCGACGTCGGGCGCGTCGATCCCGAAGCGTCCGAGCCGCTGCTCGACGAGCTCGGCATCGCGCCGACGCCCGAGGAGGAAGCCGCCGCCGAGGCGATGCCGGGACCGCTCGCGCCGCGCGCGGCGCCGCCTCGTGGGTGCGCGCTGCAGTCGGAGGCCCCGATGCGCCTGCTCACGGCAGGAGGACCGCCCTCGATCGTCGCGCTCGACGACGGTGCGTTCCTGGTCGCGGCGTACGATCAGCAGGCGCTGGTCGTGGTGCGGGCGCGACCGGGCGCGCTGCCCGAGCCGATCGCGTCGATCCCGATCGAAGGCGCGCCGCCGCGCGAGGCCGCGCCCGGCATGGCCCGCACCGGGCCGCAGGAGGTCACGCTCGCGTTCGTCGACGGGCGCGGGCGCGTGCTGAGCGCGACGCTCGATCCGACGTTGCCCGCGAGCGCACCGAGCGCGCACGAGCTCGCGAGCGCGGGGGCCGATCCTCGCTTCCCGCCCGCGGTGCGCGCGGTGGGGACGCGGCGCGCGATCGCGTGGACCGATGGATCGGCGACGCCGATGCACCTCAAGCTCGCGGTGCTCGAGTCGGGGCGCGTGGTCGCGACCCACGACGTCACGCCGGTCGCGGGGGGCGGCGCCGCGCCCGCGTTCGTCGACGGAGTGGGCGACACGATGTTGCTGTTCCTCGATCCGCGGGTCGGGATCTCGGTGGCACATCGGGTGGTGCTCGGGCCCGACGGCGCGCCGAGCCCGACCGAGGTCGCGCGGCCGCTCAACCTCGCGGCGGAGCCCCCGGCGATCGCGGCGGCGCGCTCGAACGTCAGCGGGCGCACCTGGCTCGCGTATGCGGCGGTGGGCAACCTCGCGACGCGCGCGGTGGGCCTGGTCGACGCGGCGGGCACCGAGATGCCCTCGCCGCTGGTGCCGGGCGTCGGGTACGGCGATCCGCTGACCATCGCGGCGGCGTCGAGCGGGCGCACGGTGGTGTTCGCGGCGGAGGCGCCGACCGCGGCGGCGCGCGAGGCCCCGCACGAGATCCGGATGCGGGTGGTCGACGAGCGCGGGGCCGGCGATCCGATGGTGATCCCGGGCCCGGCGACCGATCCCGCGCTGGCGCGGGGCGACGACGCGCTGATCGCGGTGGCGTACCGGGGCGGCGGCGCGGTGATGGTGCAGTTCGCGCGTTGTGCGGAGTGACCGCGCCCGTCGGGCGGCGGCGCAGACCCCGGTGCGTCGCGCCGAGCGCGGTGCGGCGACGCGGTGCAGGGCGCCGCGTCGTCGCCGGTGACGGTCGAGCGCGCCGCGCGGCGCTCGGAGCGTGGCCCGAGAGCGGCCCCGAGAGTCGTTCCGGGACGCTGACACGCTCCCTCGAGCGCTCTCGGGGCGCAGTCCGGATCTCGGTCGAGCCCCCCGGGACGCTCGGAGAGCTCGTTCTTGGTCCCGGACGCGCTCGCTCGAGGGCTCTGGCGGGGCTCTCCGGGTCCCGGACACGCCTGGCCGAGCGCTCTGGGGGAAGATTCCGGATCTCCGACGTGCCTCCCCGAGCGCTCGGACCTTCGCGGGCGTGCTCCGGAATCGCGCTCCAGGACGCTCGGAGGGACGATTCCGGCTCCCGACGTATCGATCGTGGGCCGTGTGGAGGTCGTCGGCGCCTCTCGGACGAGCTCGCCGGGCCGCGCGGTGGGCGCCGGCGCGGCCCCGATCACGCGCCCTCGTCGCCCCACGGCCGCGCGAACGCATGACCGCACAGCGCCGACGAGGGCACGACCCGGTGCAGCGCGGGCACGTCGTGGCGGTGGTCGGCGGCCGCGCGCTCCAGCGCCATCGAGACGAGCGCCTCACCGCGCGACCACGCATCGCCGCGGGGGATCGCCTCGAGGTCGAGCTCGCGGACTCGCTCTCGCAGCCCGGGCAGCCGCGCGTGGTAGGGCGACCAGCAGTCGGGCGCGACGGCCTGGGCGCTCCACGCGAAGACCCCGCGCGCGTCGCGCACCACGACGCCGAGGGTGCCCGCGGTGAGCCCCGGCGCGCGCACCACCGCGACGCTGCCGTCGATCACGACGTCGCGCTCGAGGGGCTCGAAGCGCGCCTCGGCGACCCGCGCCCGCACGTCGCGCACGAGGTGGGCGCGCTCGAGATCGTCGGGCACCGCGGCGCTCGCGAGCTCGGTCGCGCTCACGATCCAGCGGGCGCGGGGGAGCACGCTCTCGCGCGGTCCCTCCATGCCGTCGCCGTGTGCGGTGCCGACCAGCGCGCGCAGGTCCTGGCCGCGCAGGTGGGTGAGGATCGCGACGTCGATGGTGTCGGCCTCGACCCCGATCGACGCGAGCGCGGCGCCCACGCTGCGGCCGTGGGCGAGCGCGCGCTCGCTGCGGCGAGGGTGCGCGTCGGCGAGCCAGGTGCCCCACGGGGTGCGGGCCCACGCGCCGGGCTCGACCGGATCGACGACCACGCGCGCGCCGCTCGCGAGCTCGAGGAAGAGCATGCGTCGCTCGAGCTCCATCCACCGCACCGGCGCGCGCAGCGATCCATCGAGCGCGACCTCGGCGCGCACCGGCGCACGATCGAGCACGAGCACCTCGACGCGGCGTGCTGGAGGCGCAGCGCGCAGTCGCTCGCCGAGCGCCTCGCCGGCGAGCCGCATCGCGCGGAGGCGCGCCCCCGCGGGCACGCTCGCGCGCGCCGCGTCGAGCTCGGTGAGCGTGTCGATCATCCGCGCTTC is a window encoding:
- a CDS encoding alkaline phosphatase family protein; the encoded protein is MPSYAVLTTTLGGPIGPRGGESFALPPVAPGPLTVRAFAVVEETPPRPRPRPRPRPGDDYVEPEPVVREIELDVEIVRGATVVATGHGSMTYAVPELASNYSVRVKNGSARERECVIEVRYTSQRSILSRRLPLAFFRRKFDEFVNDRRDPLVQLRVHGHELRVTIARDLAELHGIPPLVKDLGHLEADLPGPFNPDISIHDLNSNSIEIDAIIVNRPGSSSLETAAITVELGFETDGVEIRLNNFGDVDLQKLELRVQFALVRTSFGGTGMVGVRPTVTADVKATLNNGPNGIARQKVKETLESKGTEALLAIDLQHTMSKVLTRWLIGGLWDVRDVGLDGTDIVITYVEPAVGTLVDPFPETPQPPLVPGNLSKIEHIVVVMMENRSFDHMLGHLRLAGRADIDGYRGDERNVYKSRVYTPAPLASTTFEHSPCHDFDCVLNQVQGDMGGFVADFAHRYESRGADLGSVMGYHTGAQLPVYSLLAEEFAVCNRWFSAHPGPTWPNRFYTVTGRLNRDSFGRFEYDNPDLDLFAPVLAKTIFDHLKSRGVSWRYYEHGYCFLRLFHNFLGDVENVLPATRFFEDVAAGTLPSVAFLDPDYIDVPPGNDDHPPADVRNGQRFVGRVVDALMRGPKWDKTLFLLTYDEHGGFYDHVKPPAAVDVCGVDEYGPRVPGFVISPWVERRRAFDNVLDHTSILKTIVRRFCAANPPDLGARVREANDVEPLLSLAAPRTDRPSIPIPEAVAAREPVALRRIAPGSRDFHDLLRVARERYPVRRPQRVISTVLDPLGGGGGLIGRTR
- a CDS encoding four helix bundle protein, coding for MSGNDGVLDVEVVAERAVARLGENAERLRTRSRWLADQIERAAGSLLLNLGEQRHNTRGNRRLRLETAAGSASELRRALRFARLYRHLDDAVCEEIDRDLDRVLAMIWRMRQRCGT
- a CDS encoding AAA family ATPase, producing MLWDTVPDRGAYPFAIPAIAKLERLELHPEVTFFVGENGSGKSTLLEAIAIKAGFNPEGGTKNFTGAFRPSESELHAHLRLARGATREERGFFLRAETMFNVATQAESYWASRSLHEMSHGESFLWVAMNRFGRRGLYLLDEPESALSPTRQLSFLARMRQLVHAGSQFVISTHSPILLAYPGARIVQLGADGIDLVRYEETEHYAVTRHFLQDPAASLERLFRDIEEED
- a CDS encoding class I SAM-dependent methyltransferase, coding for MRHRDGSAGDADYGRIGIGYASHRRPDPRIAACILDALGDARTVLNVGAGAGSYEPRDRDVTAVEPSASMRAQRPADLPAAIDGTAESLPFDDDTFDASMATFTVHQWSDLSAGLAEMRRVTRGPVLVLSCDPTALDRFWLARYAPEVIATEARRYPAIDMLVHLLGACDVISVPIPLDCTDGFGEAFYGRPERLLDPEVRRAQSAWSFVEPAAIERATRELAHDLEHGIWDARYGALRTAPTFDGSLRLVVARSGQRDQ